A region of the Vidua macroura isolate BioBank_ID:100142 chromosome 16, ASM2450914v1, whole genome shotgun sequence genome:
TTCCCACCCagagccattccctgcctcaAGGTCTgagcctgctgctctggcttGGCTGTAACACCCTCctcatgtttgtttttcagggcAGAATCATTGAGTGCACTCACTGTGGAtgcagaggctgctctgggtgAAGCCTTTTGCCATCAAACTTGTTTTTTGAACTCTGAGGgacatcctcctcctcctcctcctcaatGGACTATGAGTGCAATTACAGCCATTTTCTGTGATGGgatatttctgtattaaattaAAGCAGCAGCATGATCACCTGGATCGTGCATAAATGGGGGGTGCTTTGGAGTAGGGTTTTGTGtagccatttattttaaaataaagcttgcCTTCCTGAGAGAGTGGTGTGATCTTCTGGTGAAACATGCCTGTGCCCCTCTTCTCCTGTTTTTGTTCTGGGTGCTTGAAGGTTGCTCTGCACAGTGAGctactgtggggttttttttttcaactaagTCCATTTAAAAGGCTGTGTAGAAAGGAAATACAGTTTCCAAATGTCCAGTCTTGAGTTCTTCCCTGACCACATGCAGATGGAAGCTACATTTCACTGGAATTCTCCGCTGAGAATTGATGCACAGATCCCTTCAGGAATGCCAGCAGTCTAGAGATTCAGAGTCACATGtgaagtgacaggacacagACAAAACCAGCACTGAGCTAAACCCCTGTCAAATCTGATTTTGCTCCTTCCTTGTTTTGCACAGGGTTTGCTAAACTACAGCCCATTTAATCCTCAACAGTTGAAGGAAATTGactgaaaatgtatttgcttctccttaaaaaaaagggaaatattttattatgtaaCTGTTGCAAGAACTGGGGGTTGGGGATACACAAAGCAGCTTTACTACAAGCCAGTTTAAAGAAGCAGGTCATGCATCTTCCTTGTGCTGGAAGAACTTGAAACTTCAGCATCCtgctcccttttcctgcacagCCTCTGCCTTGCTGTCCTGCCCCCCAGGCTTTGCTGTCCTGTACTTGGCCCAGGGGTGGGGGGTCTCCTCTCCAGCCATAAATTTTAACCACCGGTAGTAGTAGCCACGGAAACCATCAATCTTCTCCAGGTATGGGTTTTTGTGCTTATACTGCAAAGAGAAATCCACCAGAACAAGTTTCTATTAGATGAGAGCTCACTTCAGCACCAACCTGCAGGGCTACAAGATGCTTCCAAAGATACAGCAATCAAGTAATCATCAACCAGAGCAGACAAACCCAAAGGACACTCAGGCAGACATTAAATCATCATATTTATGATTCCCCTCCCTTTCTGAAGCCTTCACAGCCTGCCAGTCCTGGCTCCTTACCCTGTCAAATTTGGGAGGGTACCGCGCTGCGAACTCCAGCTGCCGGATGATCACTTCATTGGGAGGCACCTGGTTATTCCTCATGTCCCGCAGGATCTCCGTGAGGTAACTGTAATCCAGCtgcctcacagcagcagcaatgaggCTGCTGTAGATGTACTTGTTGGGAGTTATTCCAGACCTCTGGAAAGAACAAATGCTATGGTTAAACAAGTTTATCTGCTGACTAGTGCAGGACTCAGAGAAGGAAAGGGCAGAGGCACTTTTTACACAAGGAGCACAGCTCTCATCACAGGACCTGTGAAGCAGCATTGCCAGCACAGGTGCAGGACACACCACCTGAGCTCCAGCTACTCTGGAGCTGCATGTTTTTGGGAAGAGAACAAAACCACTCGTCACAAAAACCTCAGCAGgtcttttaaaagcattaacACTTCACTTTGCCTCTTTCTGCAGCTCAGACCCCAAGCAGCAggggatttttctttaattacctTCAAAtctgagagcagctgcagtCCATCCTGCTGTTTGTGGCAGGCAACTGCCAAGTTACAAAATGTCTGGAGGTTAGGTGACAGTCCCCTCTTCACCAGAGCTGGCATCATGCTCTGCAAGATACAAGTGTTGGCATCATTTCCCAAAAATTCTTACTGTAGCTTTCCAGACAGGGGGCTGGACATGCTAGAACAGAatccaaaaatatttagaaattaacCCAAGCACCACCTTATGGGAAATGGTGTGAGATCCCAGTTTCTACTGTGGACAGAGAAATGGGTCTCGGCAAAAGAGAGGCCTGAGACAAGGAGGTGGTGATGAGGCTGGTTCTGAGGTTTTTCTCTCACCTTTGCTCCCTCCAGGTCTCCCTGCTTACTTCTCTTCCTCATTAAAGTGTTAAAGAAGGTCACATCTACTTTTACTTTATGATCATCCAGCAACGCCAGCAAAGAGGACTCTGAGGGGCTTTGGGATTCCACCAGCTCAGCCAGTAACGTGAACGTTTTAATGTTGGGCTCTGCATTGTCCTCTTTCATTTTGTTCAAGAATCCCTCCACATCCCCCATCAGAGCCAGTCTATGGGCTGGTGTGGCCACCGTCCCCAGGGAAACCACAGCTGTGTCAGCCACTCTGGAATCCAACAAGTTGGGCAGGTTGCAGAAAGGCAGCTTCTGGCTTGGGTGTGGCTGTTCCCGTTCCATCTCACTCTGGGCTCTCCTCATCaaggctccagccctgctgtgagtGACACTGGGGCTGTCAGGAGCAGCTGGTTCTGCTTCAGCCCCAGCCACATCTTTATTTTGTTGCTGGATCCGTTCCTCGGGCTGCACTGAACTCTCctgaaataattgcttttcCATAGCTTCCACATCCAGCTGGACAGCAGCACTCTCTGATCCCTTCTTCCTCTGATTTTGCACCTTTTTCTTCCGCCTGCCAGGTGGCAGCTTTAGCTGAGGTGAGTTCTCAGGGGGACTGAGCAGGAGTTTAGAGGCCACAGCAGGATTGCCGATCCCACAGTCTCTGGCCGCGCGCAGCATCAGGTTGTAGGTGTGGCTGTCAGCCTTTATTCCCAGTTTATTCATTTGCTGCCAAACCTGAAGAGGGGAAGATGGATATTAAATAACAGGAGCATCTCTAGCAGCAGTAAGTACATCTGTTAATGGGATCTGTATGAGAAGGAGTGAATTTACAGCATGACAAGGACAGTGACCTTGAGCTGGAGAGCCCTGTGAGACGATCCAGGGTTATTTACCAGCGTACGAGATGTCCCGAGCAAAGTCTGGTTTTCAGAACTTGTGCTAGGAGGAGCTGAACTCCTCCCATTTCACCACCCCACTGCTTTTCATGTGTTCAGGTGATGAGTTACAACGCAGCAGCACTTTCCCCCCTCTCAGAACACGAGGACAAACCTGCAAGGCAAATCGGAAGCCATTTTCACTGTCTTTTATGCAGCTCATGAGAAGGAAACTGAAGGTCTCAGCTGTGAGGACATGGCCCTTCTGCACAATTTCCTGAAAAGAGCAGAGAGAGCATTAAACTTCCAGTTATCCTGTGTGGAAGGATATAATGCCACCTTC
Encoded here:
- the PTCD1 gene encoding pentatricopeptide repeat-containing protein 1, mitochondrial, which encodes MGSLRLLVPRWCRYASPVLLQARSAAPGAGPGQAPLLCRPPGQGPLPGWRTCSSSQASSKLPGSDPGEISAGSSAGAAEEQKDDDDDDEGVEFGTLSDKFSSRKYYHKTTARFRDLKLQEEGEEEPERKPRRGPKNTPYWYFLRCKALIKEDKLAEALELFEVQMLKEERVQPEEGNYTVLIGGCGRVGYVKKAFRLYNDMKKRGLIPTEATYTALFNACAESPWKDSGLQSALKLRQQLQSKNEELNLITYHALLKVCALCSDLRMCLDVLKEIVQKGHVLTAETFSFLLMSCIKDSENGFRFALQVWQQMNKLGIKADSHTYNLMLRAARDCGIGNPAVASKLLLSPPENSPQLKLPPGRRKKKVQNQRKKGSESAAVQLDVEAMEKQLFQESSVQPEERIQQQNKDVAGAEAEPAAPDSPSVTHSRAGALMRRAQSEMEREQPHPSQKLPFCNLPNLLDSRVADTAVVSLGTVATPAHRLALMGDVEGFLNKMKEDNAEPNIKTFTLLAELVESQSPSESSLLALLDDHKVKVDVTFFNTLMRKRSKQGDLEGAKRSGITPNKYIYSSLIAAAVRQLDYSYLTEILRDMRNNQVPPNEVIIRQLEFAARYPPKFDRYKHKNPYLEKIDGFRGYYYRWLKFMAGEETPHPWAKYRTAKPGGQDSKAEAVQEKGAGC